ATGTAGGGAGTTCAGCAGGGCCTTGTTCCCGCGGGAGGCAGCAGCCTGGATGGAGAGCAGGAGCCTGTCTGAGAGGGCAGGGTTACGGTGGCCCAGCTGGGACAACTGGAGCGGTAGAGCAGCCAGCCACAGAGACAACACTCTACTCCTGAAGGGGGAGACCGAAGAGGAAGAAAGACATTTAGGAGCAGAGTAGTCTACCCTGCAGTGTTGGTTATGCCTACATATGTCTTTGGTTATTTGGTACAGTAAACACTAGAAcgtatgtgtgtgttacctggcgatgtgtgtgtggttgtgttcctGTAGGTACAGTCTGCTGTAGAAGGAAAGTAGCAGTGTTCTGGTCTGCAGATTCAGGTTCATCTGCTGGTACTGAACATACACCGCCTGTAACAGATCCTCCGTCACCGCTACACACACCACCGGTTAGGACGCCAGACATGTGAAAACCATTTAAGATTAACTCATAACTGCACCCTTGAAAGCCCACACAGTCTTACCCCTGCTGCGTTGTGTGATGACCATTCTCCAGACAGTCTCCAGGAGTGTATGTAGGTGTCTTTGGCTCAGCTTGGCCCCACTGGACAGAGTCTCTTGGACAAACCCTCTCAGAGGCATCAGCCACTCAGCATCGGGCTCCTGGGCTTGCCCCTCCCTCTGGCTGAGggtaaccatggaaaccatgaCCTGGCAGAGCAGCACGTTCAGAGCCAAGGGTTCCACTGTCTGCCCTGGGATTGTAGTGGACTGCTTACTCCTGAAACaccacacccaaacacacatacTTTTAATTATGTCCCCCCCAGTAATTTTGTGCTGATATTATACATCATAATTGGTAATAGCTCAAACTGTTCAATGGTTAGAGCACATTTTtaggaagaaaacagaaaccACGGTTTGTCCTAAACACTAATAGCTGAAATTGAACCATGGTTCTACGACTAAGCAGAGCATTCAGTTGACTATAGACCAGATGTTTTTCCCCCCCAGAGTTTCTCTCACGACCCCATTTTCAAATCAGGAGACACATATGGGGTAgcgacccctagtttgggaaacgctggagTACCTACACATACACCATGGGCCCTAGCACCACCTCACCTCTTGGGGTCTGTCTTCCGCCTTTGTTTAGGGGTGTCCAGATTTCCATAGGGGAAGTTCTTCATGAAGTGCTGCTTAAAATCCCCCAGGTACTCACTGCGAAACCACACATcctaaacacacaaacaccagtGTTAATAGAACAGAGGTAACCACACATGTTACACTGAGAGagaagacctgtgtgtgtgtgttaccagtgtATCCTGGTATTCTCTCTGTGGCGCCAGCTTGCGTAGCAGCTGTAGTATGGAGAGGACTTGGTACATCAGTGACATGGCGTCGGGGGTGAGGAGATGAGCACTGTCAGTCTTGCTCCGGTCGCTGGCACTAGCCTCTACCCAGACGTCTAGTAGAAGGGGCACCAGGGTGGAGGCGAAGCCCCGTACAGCCTCCCCTGTGCCCAGCCCCTCACTCaccccagccccaggctcagTCGCCGGCCTACAAAtacagtggaggaaagggagagatgatgaGCAGGACAGGAGAGTGAgtcagcagagtgtgtgtgtgtgtgtgtatatgcttgttaataaagtgtgtgtgtgtgcttgttaatgaagtgtgtgtctgtgatgtgcgTACCTGAGTTTGAAGGTGGAATGCGGAGTGGGCATGGCTCCTGAATGTTCAAACACCTGAAATCCACCTTTTCTGTAGGTAAGCTCCTCCCAGTTGAGCTCCAAAGGTGCGTTAGCTCCTCCTTGTCCATTCAAAACACTGAACATGTCACCTGAGACACATGCAACCCCCTCCTCCGCTCGCCTCTCCTCAACTACCGCCTGAAGAAAACGCCCCAGTCTGGAAAACACAAACGTCACGGCAGAAAAATACATGTACACACCAATAGGACACTGCTAACTCATTGCAAGTGTATGAATACCTGAGCAGCACTGTGAGTCTCCACTGCTGACCAGTCACGTTCCTGTTAGGGTTGACTGACAAGGCCCagctcctccccttcccctcctgcCCCTTCCTTGCCCCGCCCCCGGTACTTTTGTGTGAGATCAGCTCCAGGAAGTTGGTGAGCAACAGGGCGGGACGAGCGGCCAGCAGGGCAGGATAGTGGTCCAGCAAAACGTCGAGGACTTTCAGGGCATCCTCCTGGATACCCGTCTCAATGTGGGTCATGGCACAGGAGAGgtgggcagagaggagagggaagaatgGAGACGTCCGCTCCGCTGGCACACTCTGGGCTATGAACCTGGGCAGGGCACGGAGAGGGTAGAAGGTTAGAGAGGTGCACTAGTAGCAGGAGAGTTTCTGGTTCAAATCTCATATTGGGTAGGAAGGTGCGACAGTAGAAGAACTGGCATTAAGGCATTTCTCCAAGGACTGTGCTGCTCTCAAGTGATGTATGGTTTTGTGGGGGTTGGAGAACAAACACtgtggacactgttaacaaacctcgaaacgagcttcaatgccatacaacactccttccgttgcctccaactgctcttaaacgctagtaaaactaaatgcatgctcttcaaccgatcgctgccatTACCAGCCCGCCcaaccagcatcactactctggacggttctgacttagaatatgtggacaactacaaatacctaggtgtctggttagactgtaaactctccttcctgactcatattaaacatctccaatccaaaattaaatctagaatcggcttcctatttcgcaacaaagcctccttcactcacgctgccaaacataccctcgtaaaactgactatcctaccgatcctcaacaatataatttacaaaatagcctccaacactctacacagcaaactggatgcagtctatcacagtgccatccattttgtcaccaaagcaccatataccacccaccactgcgacctgtatgctctcgtcggctggccctcgctacatagtcatcgccagacccactggctccaggtcatctataagtctttgctaggtaaagctttgccttatctcagctcactggtcaccataacacccacccgtagcacgcactccagcaggtatatctcactggtcacccccaaagccaattcctcctttggctgcctttccttccagttctctgctgccaataactggaacgaagtgcaaaaatcactgaagctgaagactcatatctccctctctaactttaagcaccagctgtcagagcagctcgcagatcactgtacatagcccatctgtaaatagcccatccaactacctcatccccatactactcctttgcaccccagtatctctacttgcacactcatcttctgcatatctatcactccagtgtttaattgctatattgtaattattttgccactatggtctatttattgccttatctccttactttatttgcacacactgtatatagatgtttctattgtgttattgactgtgcttttgtttatcctatgtgtaactctgtgttgttttttgtcacactgctttgctttattttggccaggtcgtagttgtaaatgcgaacttgttctcaactggtctacctggttaaataaaggtgaaatatatatatttttaaagacctGAAGACAAATTCCCACTGTCATAACAAAATACTTTTCTAACCTGAGCAGGCGTGTGGCAGACATCCGTACATTCGGGTCCTTGTCTGTGAAGACGGCAGCAGCCTCGCTGAGCAGACTGGAGAGGTGTTGGTCTAACTCTGAGGGGTGAAGGGTCAGCAGCTCCCTCAGTCCCACAAGAGCTCCCTGTTTCACTGTACCACTGTAGTGATGCAGCTGGGACAACAGGTCCTAGAGGAGGGGAGGCACACAGCATAAGGTACAGTAGaggagtgagtgtgtttgtgtgtctgtgttacctACCTTGATGTTGAGCTTCCGGTGTGTGGTGGGTGCATTAGCATCTTTCTTCAGCTGTTCAGTTAGGTTAATTCCCTTGGTGCGGAAGTTGATGTTGGTGGCGTTGTCAGCTTTAGGCTTAGTCTTCCCCACCTTCAGCTTGAC
The genomic region above belongs to Oncorhynchus mykiss isolate Arlee chromosome 3, USDA_OmykA_1.1, whole genome shotgun sequence and contains:
- the LOC110535643 gene encoding testis-expressed protein 10 homolog, which produces MTKCKKKKRQDDFQKVKLKVGKTKPKADNATNINFRTKGINLTEQLKKDANAPTTHRKLNIKDLLSQLHHYSGTVKQGALVGLRELLTLHPSELDQHLSSLLSEAAAVFTDKDPNVRMSATRLLRFIAQSVPAERTSPFFPLLSAHLSCAMTHIETGIQEDALKVLDVLLDHYPALLAARPALLLTNFLELISHKSTGGGARKGQEGKGRSWALSVNPNRNVTGQQWRLTVLLRLGRFLQAVVEERRAEEGVACVSGDMFSVLNGQGGANAPLELNWEELTYRKGGFQVFEHSGAMPTPHSTFKLRPATEPGAGVSEGLGTGEAVRGFASTLVPLLLDVWVEASASDRSKTDSAHLLTPDAMSLMYQVLSILQLLRKLAPQREYQDTLDVWFRSEYLGDFKQHFMKNFPYGNLDTPKQRRKTDPKRSKQSTTIPGQTVEPLALNVLLCQVMVSMVTLSQREGQAQEPDAEWLMPLRGFVQETLSSGAKLSQRHLHTLLETVWRMVITQRSRAVTEDLLQAVYVQYQQMNLNLQTRTLLLSFYSRLYLQEHNHTHIARSRVLSLWLAALPLQLSQLGHRNPALSDRLLLSIQAAASRGNKALLNSLHTHACRLYDPQEGSVVLLPAESQQRLVQLLYFLPVMSQGLLANLSRCCTAGRVSAGLAASLIRIIHLRSSLSGWSVGSQDATLRDVDYISFLFSTLTGFSSDELATLQEAGDESVLPPSPLSPLSLYPTPLEQFTHHWDVVEEVCHCLETLGSRSQCFDVLQNGICKNLTGLAVVPDSMAAGLLRAVARLLDLSFLPSEPLLRFLSRCCLSLLSLLLTLQQDTTSENNHKREAVWGACVAALSSIPRLLRLVLQSLRVRDLCEEELPQLAQILSLLLQHTALRNHMLANATLLQHIIQDLTRYCRGESKEQWMTDLLYCYSVTMATHRGNLGLRDIY